CCGCAGCTCACTCAGTCGTGCCAGTCCCTGCGTTCCGCTGCTCTCCCTTGCCATTCGACCATCCTCCTCTCGTCGAGATGGCCGGGGAGGTTAGTCGAACGCGACGTCAGCGCGCATGCATGCTCACCGGAAGGACACGAGCAGTCCGAATAGTACGTTCGTTACCGCGCGCCCGCGCGGCGTTGCCCGACGCCGGCAAGGGGGGGACGCGGTGCCGGCCGGCACCGCGCGCGGCCTGTTCTTAGAAGCACCCGCACATCGGTGAGTTCGACAACGCCGTGCCGGTGCCGAAGACGAGCGGGATCGAGCAATTTCGGAACGTCGCAACGTCGTGATCATCGCCGAAGTTTGCAACATACCAACAGTCAGGACCGCCCGACCCGAACCCACAGCGTCCGAGTTCAATGCTAGCCTGGTTCGGGCCTCCATCGATACACTCGTGCCCACGGTGACCGTAGCCGACGACCAAGTCGTTGCCTTTGCCGCCGCAAAGCCGAGAGCCAATGACGAGATCTGGAAAGGAAGCCGGGCACGTCAAGGGCAGACTGGGGATGCAGGTACTGAAGATGCCGTCGTTACCCACTTCACCATCAATGACGTCGCTGCCTCCACCCCCGCCGATGCAGTCATTGCCATCGTCGCCGAAGATGTAGTCGTCGCCAGTACCCGCCTGTACGGTGTCATTGCCAAGGCCAGCGTCGACCAGGTCGTTGCCACCCTGATGCACATCGATGACATCGTCACCGCCCTTGGCACAAATGGCATCGTCTCCCGGCGTTCCGACGATCCACTCGGCGTTGCTTGCGTAGCCGCACAGGACACACTTGCCATCGCCGTTCCGATCACACGGCTCGGAGGGGCACGCGCTCAGGTCCGGACAACCGGCACTGTTGCAGTTCCAATCGCACTGTAGCGCCGTTCCCAGGATAAGGTGTGGGTTGCATGTGCCGGTGCTGCATGTGTAGGTGGCACCAGCGCAGTTACACGTCACTGCCCGAACTGGCGCACTCCCCACTACCGCCAGCGTGGCCAGGACAACACTTGCCATAAGCAGACTTCTCCGCTCTTTTCCTTTGCCGCCGATAAGGTTCATACGCTTTCCTCCTCATTGGCTCCTCCGCAAGAATGCAGAGACCCAACTCATCACACACCATTGTGCAATGAGAGGAACACGTCGGTTCCTCTATAGAAGGACCGTCAAAACGCGGTTGACGGTGTCAATCTCAGTCCAACGGACCCATCGAATCACAGGTCCCAGATCTGCATGGGATCGGGATCGTAGAGGCAGAGAGTACCTGTCTTGAGCGCATTGCGGAGATGTTCGCACAGGGCTGGCTGATGTTTGAGTATTCGGTTCAATGTATTCGTGAGGGTCGTCCGCACGTTGATACGCGCCCGCTCGGTCTCCGACGCACCGATCGCGGAGCGGCCCGGTCGGCGGAAGGCCTCGGCCAATTGCGCGGTCAAGGCTTCGCTCTCCGCCCGCAGCCGCTCGACACGGCCGAGATCGTTGCAGCGATCGGCCTCCTCCAGGTCCGAAGCCAGATCGCGCAACCGCCGGCGGTAGTTTTCGCGCGCTTGGCTATCGAGAACCGCAAGCGGCGAATCCAGCGCGCGCACGACCTGCGGCAGGTGGGTCACATCCAGTCCGTTGACCGTCGCCACCAGTTCGAGCACGTGCAACGCTCGCCCTTGATGCTGGATGAGTTGCCCGAGGTATCGCAACCCGCGGCAGTCCTTCAGCCGCACCGTCTCGCCCGCATACGCAACGGTCCAGAATTCGCCGTCACGTCGAAACACGTTGGCAGCACGCCCTGGCCGCGCGCCCCTCTGCGACGCCGATCCCTGCCTCAATACCTGCCAATGCCTGCGAAGGCTGGGGGCGGCGCTCGCGCTCAAGATCTCGTGCACGACGGCGTGGCGGAAATCGAACCGTTCGGTGTCGTCGCGCAGCACGCACAGGATGCGCTGCGCCACCGCCTGGTCGAGGGCCGGAGCCACGTCGCGGAGCTCGCGCTCCAGCAGTTCTGCCAGCGCCGGCAACCCGAAGGTTCGCCCGATCACGGCCGCCGCGGCGAGCACGGCGCGCGTCGCGGGCGAGAGCGCCGCCAATTGCTCTTCCACCGCGTACGCGACACGCTCCGGCACCGGATCGTCGTTCTTCCCGCCATCCCCGTCACGGGCGCACCCGGCGGCGGCGAACTCCGCGACAAAGAGCGGCAGGCCATCGGTTCGCTCGTGAAGGGCGCGCGCCGGCGGCGTGTCCGCCGGCGTGCGCCGCAGCAGTTTCAGATAGGCGCCGACATCGTCCGTGTCGAACGCCCGCAGCCAGAGCGTGTCGGCCCAGACCAGGCAACTGAGCCGACTCAGCCGCGCGGCGCGGAGGGGATCGGCGGGCCGGCAGTCGCGCGCAGTGACGATCAGGCAGACCGGAAGGCTCGCGAGTGTATCGGCCACCGCTTCGAGCAGTTCCAGCGACGGCGCGTCACTGTGATGAAAATCTTCCAGGATCATCAGCAGCGGCCGTGCAACCCCGGCAGCAGCGAGCACATTCTGCAAGCGATCGGCGCTGCGCGTTAGGTCGCCCTCGTCGAGTACCGCGTCGCAGCGACTCGGGCACGCTTGCAGCGGACTCCTACACATGTGTCCATCTGCGTGGTCGCCGAGCGCGTTCGCTGCGCCACAGCACCCGCGCACGATCTGACGCCACGGGCCCAGCGGCGCCCTGACTCCGGCGCGGCACTGGACCCAGTGGACCGCGAATCCCTGCTCAGCCGCCCACGCCGCGGCCGCGCCGGCGAGATAGGTTTTGCCGATCCCGCCTTCGCCCAGCAGGAGCACCAGCCGCCCGCCGCCCCCGGCTGTCGCCCGCAACGCCGTGCGCAGCGCGCTCACTTCGCGCTGCCGGCCGACAATGACGCGCGGGGGCGCAGCCTCTGGCGCCAATTTCGAGGCCTGGGTAAACTTCGAGGCCTGCGTAGATGATGGGCCGGTTAGTGGAGCACACGCGACACTGGGCTGCCGAGAAGGTTCCCGCACTGTGCGCCTGTGTCTAGTCGATCGCGGCCAACATTGTCAATGACAAACCTCAACGATCCAACGGCCCGCAGAACGAACCACGAAGACGCTCGAGTTTGTCCACATCAAATTGCGCTTCATCGCTTTGCGTTGAATTCCGTGACCCGCCCGGCGATGTCCAGCACCGTGCGGCTTACTCGCCCAGCCGGTGTCGTGTCGGTATACGTCCGCGTCGCCGCATTGTAGCTGCGGGTGATCGTGCGGCCGTTGACGACAAGGGTGTCGGTCTGGCTTATCAGGCTCGTCGGGTTCAAAGGGTCCGTGAGGGCCCGAATGAGTTCTTCACCGAGGCCGACACGCCGGTCTTCATACCACCCGTAGGCAGCGGCCAGATCGTGTCCGACCCGGCGCCGGAAGGCCAGCGGCAGGCCCATCAGCCGCGCCGAGCCTGGGCGAGCACTTCATCTCGGGAAACGACATCTTCCGGGTTGCCTTGGTGTTCAGCGATGCGCTCGTCGATGACGGCGCGATGCGCGTCGCCAAGCGGTATGTCGGACGGCTCCGCAGCAAGGCTGTCCCAGATCAACTCCACCAAGCGCAACCGCTCCTCAGCCGGGAGCTTGAGGATTTCGGCAACATCGGCATTGCGCATGGCATTAAGCCTACCACCGTCAGGTCGGCCACGCTAACGCCTCCCGCTGAGCGGCCGCGGGCGAAACGCGACGGCTCAAGCCAAGCGCGTCCCTTCACGCCCGCGGTCCGATCGAGCGGCGGGTTAGGCCTCGACGTGCAATACCTCACCGCGAGCCACCCTTCCGACCGCCGCTTTGAGCTTGGGAACCAGGGGGAGGAGTGCGCGCAGCTTGTTGCTCTTGGCGATGAGCACGATGAGTGGCACTCCGGCCTTGCCGAGATTCTGCTGGTTCTCGATGTTCTGGTCGGTTGTCACGAACACGTCAAAGTCTGCGGACGTAATCAATGCCAGCAACTCACCATTTCGTTTGCCCGCCCAACCGAGTTCCTGGACAGTCGACACCTCATGCTCAGGGATCTGGTGCTTGAGCGGGCGGGGTACGCACTCGTCAAGCAGCACGCGCATGGGCGACGAGCATCTCCTTCGCGAGTTCAAGCACCGCCACCGCCTGCTCCCGCGTCACGCTGGGAAAGTGGTCCAGAAAAACATCAATCGAATCACCATCCTCCAAGTAATCCAGCAGCGTCTGAACCGGTACGCGCGTCCCCATGAACACAGGTGTTCCGCCGAGGATCTCTGGGTCGCTATGAATCACGACTGGCTCGCTCATTGCCATGTCCTTCCCCGGTACCCAATAGCATGATGCGCCTGCCGGGCCTAACGTACGGCATTACACGCGGCGGCCAAAATGGCAGGCTCCCGCTTGGCAGAGTCCGCTCGCGGCCGCGGTCGTGTGGTCATGTTCGGCCCTGGTCGGACCGGCTCAGAACTTCCTGATACGAGAACTCGTCCAGTCGGGCGTTGGTCCGCGCATGTTCGATCGTCATGTTCACCAAATTCCCTCGCTGGTCGAGATCGGCGTAGATGTTCTCGCTGATTTCTCTGGTCTCGGCGACCGGTTTGTCCGTAAACTCCAGAAGGGCGGTGTCGGTACTTCTTGACAACGGAGGCCTTATAGCTGTTCGACACGGTCTTCACAGAAGCCGCCTGAACTCTTCCTCGGTCAAGCCTGCGTCGTGAACGATGCCTCCCATCGTGAACCCGTTGACCGGATCGTGCCGAGGAATCGTCAGGATACGCTTGCCGTCCGTCAAGACAATGTGCTTCGCGCCCTCCCGAGCGACGCGGAAGCCAGCCTTCTGGAACGCCCGCACGGCGCGGCGATGCGGTACGCCGGGTATGCTCGGCATGGCCGCTCAAACCGCCACGTCGATCTCTCTGATGTCGCCGCTCCCAAGCTCCTCGTCCACGACGGCGAGATACTCGCGAATCGCGTCGGAGATGTTCGCCAGCGCCTCCTCCTCCGTTGCTCCCTGCGACCAACAGCCCGGTAGCCCGGGGACCGACACGGCAATGCCCTCGTCAGTCGCTTCTAGTCTGACGCGGTATTTCATGCGCTCAGGATACCCTTTCCCGGCTCGGTCGTCGAACGTAAAAGGGGTTTTCCGGCATCCGGCGCGACGGGGCGGTGCGCGAGATGGTGTGATGGTTGCCGCCGGATGGCGGAAGGGCCTGCCTGCGCCGCGACGAACGCTGCGGGCGGACCCGCTGGCGGTGGAATGAAGGGCGCGGTGCGGCGCAGGGGTGCACGCGGACGCACGACGGCGCAACGGTCGCGGCGCGATCGTGAAAACGCAGGGAGTCGGTGGGTGGGAGAAGCCGCGGGTGATCATGACGTGTCGTGTGCAGTCGCCAGACTCTGTGGACCATCACGGCGAGCAGGCGGGCTGCGCAGCAACGGAGGGTCTTGATAGCGGATAGCGATGGAGGTCTGGACTGACGAGCGAGGGCTCGGACGTTCCGGCAGCCCACTGAATCAACCTGTCTCGCTATCCAGACCTGACCCTAGCCACCCGTTACGTCTCACTCGCGAGCTCGACGGAGCGCGCACGAATGGGCGCGCCGCCCTCGCTTACCTCCGCCGCCGGCGGCAGAGCATCCTCCTTGGTTTCTAGCTTCTCATGCCGTAGCGCCCCCTCCACCGTATCGGCGCTGTGGGCGAACACGGCCTCGACCCATTCGTAGAAGAACAGGCGCGGGCAGTAGACGTACTCGTTGAGCATGCGGGCGGGGAGATACTCCGGCAACTCGATTCGGCGGCGGCGCGCCGCAAGCGGCCGCGTACGCTCGGGAGTCGCATCTGTCTTCGGCAGTGCGTCAGTGGCCATGGGGTGCTCCTTCTTGGTCGGGGCGCAAAGCAGCTCGCCGTTGCAAGCCCGGATCGCGGCGGCGGAAGCCTCCTACCCTCTGCCCTCTTCGTCCACCACGATGCAGGGTGCATCGATCGGTGCGTACGCCTTGCCGAGGGCGGTGATGACGCGGTCGCCGCGGCCTTCGACCGGACCGAGGTCGACGAACAGGACCTGGTCCTCACGGTGGTCGATGATTTCGCTCAGGACGTGCCGGCAGCGCACCAGGTCGGTGGGCGCGAACTGACACTCGAAGATCGAGTACTGCAGGTGGTCGCCGAAGTCGCGCATGGTCTTGTAGACCGTCTTCAGCCGCTTATCGTCGCAGATGTCGTAACAGACGAGGTATGTGTTGCGGGGCATCCATCTCCGGAGCGAAGCAAGAGAGCCGCCAACGTGGGCATCACTCTGGCCCGTTGCCGTTCCGCTCAATGGGTACGGGGCCGAGAACAGATTTGAACAGCGAGCCAGACCGAAGTGAGCGAAGCTCCGCCGGCAAGCGCATGGGCAGCTCGCGCTGCCATATGCGTTCACGGAGTACGGTGCGGTAATGTTGGCGTCGGTTCTGAACAGCTCGGTTGCGATCACGGCCAGCGTGCAGGTCGTGCGCGCGTTCGTGAAGTTGCGGGAGCTGCTCTCCACACACAGGAACCTCGCCTTCTTCTTGTCCCCCTTACCAAGGGGGACCATAGGGGGTCGAAGCGCTGGAGCGCAAGTACGACGCGCAGTTTAGGGTCGTGTTCGACGCGATCCGCCTGTTCATGGCGCCGCCGGTGGCGAAGCGGAGGCGGATCGGCTTCGGCGGTGAACGGTGACGAGGAGTAGTCCTCCTCGCCCGCATCACCGCGGAGAGGAAAGAGGTGAGGGTACTTGCCGGAAGTCCTTGCCTGCGGAGCGCATCATTGTGTAAGGTGCCGCATCACGTTTGGTGAAGGGGGAGATGGCGGCGATTTCAGACTGCTTCGGCGAGTTCTTCCGGACGGCGATGAGGAAGGCGCCGTGCGATTACCAGCGGCGGCTGGCAGAGGACGATCCCTTTCGCGAGCTGCTCGACATTCCGACCGGGCTTGGTAAGGCACTCGTGCGGGTGGCTGCATGGCTCGAACTCCCGCACCGGCGGGTAGGAGGAGCCGATTGAGGAGACAGGCGTCAAATACCAGGACTCAGATGCTTTCTCCGGAGAGCGCGAGCGCCTCCGCGAGTTCGTCCGCCGCTGGGCCGAGCTTGGCCCATTGCTGGAAGAAGAACGCTACGCGGCATTGCAGGACCTAGATGACGAAACGGCGCGGCGAATCACGCTCGACTTGTTCAAGCTTTGGCGGCCACGAGAAGTCGATGACTTCGGGGCTGGCCTCGTCGAGCAACAGAAGGTTTTTGCGAAGCTGCGGCAGCGCGAAGCAGCGGAGAAGTTGAAGCGGTGATCACGAACGAGCACGAGTTTGCGGCGCTGTTCCGCGCGCTTACTGGGAATCCACCGTTCCCTTGGCAGCGAGAGCTTTATCGCCGGTTCACTGCTGGCGAGTTCCCGAAGTCCTGCAACTTACCAACCGGACTGGGCAAGACGTCGGTCATACCGATTTGGATGTTGGCGCTCGCTGCAAGCCCAACGGTTGTTCCGAGGAGGCTTGTGTACGTAGTCAACCGCAGGACCGTCGTGGATCAGGCCACGGACGAAGCGGTGCGTATACGAAAAGCGCTCGGTGCCAAGGCAGAACTTCGGAGTGTCGCCGATGCCTTGCAATCGCTCGCCGCATTTTCCTCCGATATACCATTGGCAATCAGTACCCTCCGCGGGCAATTCGCGGACAACGCCGAATGGCGAAACGACCCGACCCGCCCAGCTGTAATCGTCGGCACAGTGGACATGATCGGCAGCCGCTTGCTGTTCGCCGGTTACGGCTGCGGATTCAAATCCCGCCCGCTGCACGCCGGCTTTCTTGGGCAAGACACGCTGCTGGTCCACGACGAGGCCCACCTTGAGCCCGCATTCCAGGAACTGATCGTCGCGATCGAAGCTGAGCAGCAGCGATGTTGCGAGTTCGGCCGGTTTCGCGTCATGGCGCTGACCGCAACCTCGCGCACTGACGGTGAGCAGTCTGGCCTGACCGACGCTGACCGAAAGCACGCCGTGGTGCGGAAGCGAATCGAAGCAAAGAAGGGCATCACGTTCTGTGCCGCAGACGACCAGAACCACGTCGCGGATGAGGTCGCCGAGCGCGCGCTGAAACACAAGGGCGGCGGCCAAGCGATCCTCGTCTTTCTCCGCGAGCTAAAGAACCTGCACAACGTGGCGAAGAAGATCGACGCAGAATGTCCCGGTCAGGTCCAATCGCTTACCGGCACCATGCGTGGGCTCGAACGCGACGCGCTGGCGAAGGAAGATGCCATCTTTGCCCGATTCATGCCGAAGCCGGGGCCGGGAGTTACACCACAGCTTGGCACCGTCTATCTCGTGTGTACCTCAGCCGGCGAAGTCGGCATCGACATCTCGGCTGATCATCTCGTCTGTGATCTCACTCCGTTCGAGAGCATGGCACAGCGGTTCGGCAGGGTGAACCGTTTCGGCACTGGCGATGCGCGAATTGACGTTGTTTACGAATCCAAATCAGACGAGAAGAAAAAGGATGATCCATACGAGCACGCCCGCTGGGCGACGCTGAGATTACTCCGAACGCTTCCGACAAACCGCGCGCGACGCCGCGACGCGAGCCCGGCTGCATTGGGCAACGTACCTGTTAGCGATCGACAGGCGGCATTCACCCCACCCCCGGTCATCCTTCCCGTGAGCGACATTCTCTTCGACGCCTGGGCGCTCACCTCGGTGCGCGAGAGGTTGCCGGGCCGTCCTCCGGTGGCCGACTGGCTGCACGGCCTTGCAGAGTGGGAACCGCCCGAGACCCACGTCGGCTGGCGTGAAGAGGTCGATGTTCTGAGCACCGAACGGCTCGGCAAATGCAAGCCTGAAGACCTTCTCGATGACTATCCGCTGAAACCGCACGAATTGCTCCAGGACAACAGTAGCCGGGTATTCAAGGAACTGGAGCGGATGGTGGACCGGCACTCGGACAGAGAGATGGGTGCATGGCTGATTGAGCCAGACGGCGAAGTTACGGTCTTGCCGTTGCGCCGGCTGGTGGAGAGGGGCAGGCAGAACCTGGATCATCGCACCGTGCTGCTGGCCCCGAAGGCAGGCGGCCTAAAAGGTGGCATGCTCGACGGCGCCGAGAAGTTCGACGAAGCCTGTTCGTACGACGTGGCTGACTCCTGGACGGACCAGGCTGGGACAGCGCGCCGCTGCCGAGTATGGGACGACGAGGAGCCACCGGAGGGGATGCGACTGGTGCGGGCGGTTGATATCCGCCCCTTTGCTGACGATGAGCCCGAGGGGGACGAAGAGGCGCCTGGTCGACGCTACTGGTATTGGTATGTCCAGCCCCGCTCGGCTGACGATGACGGATCACGAACTGCCAGACAGAAGCAAGGGCTGAGTCCGCATCTTCAATCGGCGGAGCGCTTCGCGAGCGCTCTTGTCGCCAAGCTCAAGTTGAGCGAGCCTGAGGCTTCGGCGATCACGCTTGCCGCTCGGTGGCACGATCTCGGCAAACACCGCGCGATCTGGCAGCGGTCCATCGCCAATCGTGACTACCCCCAGCAAGTGCTGGCGAAGTCTGGGCGCGGCGGGCGACTTCTTGATCTGAATGACTATCGTCACGAGTTCGGATCACTCATCGATCTTGAGAAGAGACAACACGCTGATTTTGGCCAACTCGCCTGGGACGTGCGGGACTTGGTCCTGCACCTGATTGCCGCCCACCACGGCCGGGCGCGCCCGCACTTCCCGCTCGACGAGGCGTTTGATCCCGAGCGCGAGGAGAGTGACGCTGCAGAAGTCGCGCGCAAAGTGCCGCGCCGCTTCGCGCGCCTTCAGCGACAGTATGGCCGCTGGGGGCTCGCCTACATCGAGTCGCTAGTGCGTGCTGCGGATGTTCTCGCGTCGCAGGCCCGCGATGCCTCGATCTCAGGACCGGTCGAGTCAGTCGCGACGCCGACGAAGGATGGTGCGCGATGAGCAAGGTCGCCGAACCCAGCATCCGTGTCCACATCGACCCAACCAACCCCGGACAATTCTTCGCCTGCTGTGGTCTGCTCGAACTGGCCCACAGGTTGTGGAGTGGAGCAGAAGGGTGGTTCGAGGAACAGGGGCTTCACTTTCTCGTTCGTCCTACGCTGGTGATTTCAGATTTCGGCGCAGCGGGCCTAATCAACAAGTTTGCTCGGTGCTCTCTGACCAATACTATGACTGAGACGCAGCTCAAGCGCCGCGATGAGCTGGCGTCGATGCCGAAGAAGAGTAGAGAGAAGGATTCTGCGCTCGAAGCTGAGAAGAAGGCACTTGATACACTCTGGCGAGAGGCGCCAATTCTTCTCCATGAGCCGTTTCACATCCGCTTGGACTGGTTCATCGATGAACGTGCGGGAGGCGACGCGTTCAAGACATGGGCAGGGCAACAATCGGTCGTGGAAATTGCGCGTGGCATGAAAGCGCCTCTGCTGGCGGAGGATTGGAGCACAATCGCTCCCGAGCACTGGCTGGAGAAGAGCACGAACAGCGATTGCCTCCCCTTCAACTTCGACTCGGACCTCGGGGGCATGGGCTCGGATCGCGACGTGGGGTTCAGCTTCGACCCATTGGGCATCCAAGTTCGAACACGACCTCTGGTCGAACTCCTTGCGTTCATCGGCTTACAGCGGTTTCGGCCCGCCAGAGTCGTAACCGAGAATCGCTACCGATTCTCGCTCTGGTCCGATCCTCTCGTCCCCGAGGTTGCTGCCCCTGCTGCTTGTTGCCTGCTGAAATCCCCGGGTTCAAGAACGTTCGAGTTCCGACTTCTCTACCGCACCAAGTATCTGAAGAGTTTTCTTCCGGCCAACCCCATAGGAGGAAATCGATGAGCGACGAGCTGATCAAGAAGTACGACCACTGGCTGAAGGACGACAGCGGTGTAGCCGCGCTGGTGATTCGCGAGAACCTGATGCCCGTGGAGGGACAAGATGGCGTCCTGTTTCCTGCCACCTTCGCCGCCAGCGAAGACAAGACTTTCAAGGGCGGCTACAACATCGATGAGTTCGCAGATGGGAAAAACGTCTGCCTCATCGACAGCGTTGGCTCACAGGCAAACCGGATAGAGCCACTGTTCGCTAAGAAGGAGTACGCGGGTCTCGTGCCGCAAATCGTCGTGAAGGCCGGCGACAAGACCGTCAATCTTCTCGATGCAGGGCACCGCGCTGGCGACGCCATCATCCGTTGCTCGGCCTTGCAGCAAGATCTGCAGGACGCGTTCAAGACGGTGCAGAGCGGCGACGCCGAGCCGCTGGCGAAGGTGGCGCCAACCTCGCTCGTGTTCGGTGTGTGGGATTCTCGCGATACCCAGGCCAAGCTCCCGCGACTGATCGCCTCGACGATTCGTGCCTTTGATGTCCGCAAGCTCACGCGATCTGCCCAGTATGTGCCTGCGACAGAGTACGTTGATAATGGCTTACTCGACGAGCCAGCCGACAAGAAGACGAAGGACGCTTATGCTGAACGGGGGTTCGTGCATGTCCCCGCTTCCGGTTCTCATGGCGGTGTGATCGCAACAGGCGGCATACGCCGTGACGCTACGCTCCACCTCGCCGCGCTGCGCCTCCTTACTGCGGGCGACGTGGAGGCGAAGACACTCGCCCTGCGTCGCTACATTCTGGGCCTCGCGATGACCGGATTCACATACTCGTCTTTCGGCTATCTCCGTCAAGGTTGCAGCCTCGTGCTCGACCCTGACAAACCGCGCGAGGTCCGCGAGGTATACTGCGACGGTCGCCGTGAGAAGGTTACGCTGGAGCATGGTGACGCCCTCAAGTACGCCAAGGCCGCTGCCAAGGCGTTTGGAATCGATCCCGATCGCAAGATCAACCATCAAGTCAGCCCAGACCGCGAGGTCGTGTTCGACAAGGACCTGGCAATGAAGGACGTGAGCGGCGACGACACCGGCCGGCGGCACCAGACGCCGCGGAAGAGCGTGAAAGCCGGGGTGAAGGTTGCTACCGAGCCGCGGAGGTCGCGGAGCGGCGGCACGAAGACGCCGCGGAG
Above is a genomic segment from Deltaproteobacteria bacterium containing:
- a CDS encoding type II toxin-antitoxin system HicA family toxin, coding for MPSIPGVPHRRAVRAFQKAGFRVAREGAKHIVLTDGKRILTIPRHDPVNGFTMGGIVHDAGLTEEEFRRLL
- a CDS encoding AAA family ATPase; amino-acid sequence: MSALRTALRATAGGGGRLVLLLGEGGIGKTYLAGAAAAWAAEQGFAVHWVQCRAGVRAPLGPWRQIVRGCCGAANALGDHADGHMCRSPLQACPSRCDAVLDEGDLTRSADRLQNVLAAAGVARPLLMILEDFHHSDAPSLELLEAVADTLASLPVCLIVTARDCRPADPLRAARLSRLSCLVWADTLWLRAFDTDDVGAYLKLLRRTPADTPPARALHERTDGLPLFVAEFAAAGCARDGDGGKNDDPVPERVAYAVEEQLAALSPATRAVLAAAAVIGRTFGLPALAELLERELRDVAPALDQAVAQRILCVLRDDTERFDFRHAVVHEILSASAAPSLRRHWQVLRQGSASQRGARPGRAANVFRRDGEFWTVAYAGETVRLKDCRGLRYLGQLIQHQGRALHVLELVATVNGLDVTHLPQVVRALDSPLAVLDSQARENYRRRLRDLASDLEEADRCNDLGRVERLRAESEALTAQLAEAFRRPGRSAIGASETERARINVRTTLTNTLNRILKHQPALCEHLRNALKTGTLCLYDPDPMQIWDL
- a CDS encoding DUF433 domain-containing protein yields the protein MAMSEPVVIHSDPEILGGTPVFMGTRVPVQTLLDYLEDGDSIDVFLDHFPSVTREQAVAVLELAKEMLVAHARAA
- the cas3u gene encoding type I-U CRISPR-associated helicase/endonuclease Cas3 codes for the protein MITNEHEFAALFRALTGNPPFPWQRELYRRFTAGEFPKSCNLPTGLGKTSVIPIWMLALAASPTVVPRRLVYVVNRRTVVDQATDEAVRIRKALGAKAELRSVADALQSLAAFSSDIPLAISTLRGQFADNAEWRNDPTRPAVIVGTVDMIGSRLLFAGYGCGFKSRPLHAGFLGQDTLLVHDEAHLEPAFQELIVAIEAEQQRCCEFGRFRVMALTATSRTDGEQSGLTDADRKHAVVRKRIEAKKGITFCAADDQNHVADEVAERALKHKGGGQAILVFLRELKNLHNVAKKIDAECPGQVQSLTGTMRGLERDALAKEDAIFARFMPKPGPGVTPQLGTVYLVCTSAGEVGIDISADHLVCDLTPFESMAQRFGRVNRFGTGDARIDVVYESKSDEKKKDDPYEHARWATLRLLRTLPTNRARRRDASPAALGNVPVSDRQAAFTPPPVILPVSDILFDAWALTSVRERLPGRPPVADWLHGLAEWEPPETHVGWREEVDVLSTERLGKCKPEDLLDDYPLKPHELLQDNSSRVFKELERMVDRHSDREMGAWLIEPDGEVTVLPLRRLVERGRQNLDHRTVLLAPKAGGLKGGMLDGAEKFDEACSYDVADSWTDQAGTARRCRVWDDEEPPEGMRLVRAVDIRPFADDEPEGDEEAPGRRYWYWYVQPRSADDDGSRTARQKQGLSPHLQSAERFASALVAKLKLSEPEASAITLAARWHDLGKHRAIWQRSIANRDYPQQVLAKSGRGGRLLDLNDYRHEFGSLIDLEKRQHADFGQLAWDVRDLVLHLIAAHHGRARPHFPLDEAFDPEREESDAAEVARKVPRRFARLQRQYGRWGLAYIESLVRAADVLASQARDASISGPVESVATPTKDGAR
- a CDS encoding calcium-binding protein, which codes for MNLIGGKGKERRSLLMASVVLATLAVVGSAPVRAVTCNCAGATYTCSTGTCNPHLILGTALQCDWNCNSAGCPDLSACPSEPCDRNGDGKCVLCGYASNAEWIVGTPGDDAICAKGGDDVIDVHQGGNDLVDAGLGNDTVQAGTGDDYIFGDDGNDCIGGGGGSDVIDGEVGNDGIFSTCIPSLPLTCPASFPDLVIGSRLCGGKGNDLVVGYGHRGHECIDGGPNQASIELGRCGFGSGGPDCWYVANFGDDHDVATFRNCSIPLVFGTGTALSNSPMCGCF
- the cas2 gene encoding CRISPR-associated endonuclease Cas2, with amino-acid sequence MPRNTYLVCYDICDDKRLKTVYKTMRDFGDHLQYSIFECQFAPTDLVRCRHVLSEIIDHREDQVLFVDLGPVEGRGDRVITALGKAYAPIDAPCIVVDEEGRG
- a CDS encoding DUF2283 domain-containing protein, translating into MRPPLSRSTDTALLEFTDKPVAETREISENIYADLDQRGNLVNMTIEHARTNARLDEFSYQEVLSRSDQGRT
- a CDS encoding DUF5615 family PIN-like protein; the protein is MRVLLDECVPRPLKHQIPEHEVSTVQELGWAGKRNGELLALITSADFDVFVTTDQNIENQQNLGKAGVPLIVLIAKSNKLRALLPLVPKLKAAVGRVARGEVLHVEA
- the cas7u gene encoding type I-U CRISPR-associated protein Cas7, producing the protein MSDELIKKYDHWLKDDSGVAALVIRENLMPVEGQDGVLFPATFAASEDKTFKGGYNIDEFADGKNVCLIDSVGSQANRIEPLFAKKEYAGLVPQIVVKAGDKTVNLLDAGHRAGDAIIRCSALQQDLQDAFKTVQSGDAEPLAKVAPTSLVFGVWDSRDTQAKLPRLIASTIRAFDVRKLTRSAQYVPATEYVDNGLLDEPADKKTKDAYAERGFVHVPASGSHGGVIATGGIRRDATLHLAALRLLTAGDVEAKTLALRRYILGLAMTGFTYSSFGYLRQGCSLVLDPDKPREVREVYCDGRREKVTLEHGDALKYAKAAAKAFGIDPDRKINHQVSPDREVVFDKDLAMKDVSGDDTGRRHQTPRKSVKAGVKVATEPRRSRSGGTKTPRRSKKSK
- a CDS encoding addiction module protein; translation: MRNADVAEILKLPAEERLRLVELIWDSLAAEPSDIPLGDAHRAVIDERIAEHQGNPEDVVSRDEVLAQARRG
- a CDS encoding type II toxin-antitoxin system HicB family antitoxin, which translates into the protein MKYRVRLEATDEGIAVSVPGLPGCWSQGATEEEALANISDAIREYLAVVDEELGSGDIREIDVAV
- the cas8c gene encoding type I-U CRISPR-associated protein Cas8c; translation: MSKVAEPSIRVHIDPTNPGQFFACCGLLELAHRLWSGAEGWFEEQGLHFLVRPTLVISDFGAAGLINKFARCSLTNTMTETQLKRRDELASMPKKSREKDSALEAEKKALDTLWREAPILLHEPFHIRLDWFIDERAGGDAFKTWAGQQSVVEIARGMKAPLLAEDWSTIAPEHWLEKSTNSDCLPFNFDSDLGGMGSDRDVGFSFDPLGIQVRTRPLVELLAFIGLQRFRPARVVTENRYRFSLWSDPLVPEVAAPAACCLLKSPGSRTFEFRLLYRTKYLKSFLPANPIGGNR